One Scomber scombrus chromosome 23, fScoSco1.1, whole genome shotgun sequence genomic window, AGAAATAGGTGCTCCAAAAgattcaaactttttttgtgaccattttttaaagtaaaagctACAACACAAAGCAACCAGACAGTACACTTAAAACAAGCCTAAATAATATAGtcaataaagtataaataatatttgCCAGAAACCACACGATGGAACCCAAAGAACACAAATAAAACTCGAAAAGATCATAAAAACATGGACATATTAAAAACGAAGGCAATGAAATATACAAACAATGAGACAGaatcaagaaaaacaataatgattaaaatgttatatcttAAATCTTTTATGTAGTAAGTAGCTGGAAATATGTGTTATCTGAGCTGTGTAGCTTCTGAAGACACAACACCTGTGTTTACTGACTGTATCTAGCAGATTGTAACTGTATGCAACTCCTCCTAAACCACAAACCAGTTTGACATGTTtacagtgtgtctgtatgttaaTCACTGAGCTTTAGATGTGTTAGTAGGAACTGACTCCAGAGAGAAAACAAGTGGATTTCCCAACTTTTCCTCAGGAATAGgaggaaatgaaaatgtttagtGCAtaggggactattttcagcggcggatgaatccacatttggttttctagtgagtatttctggcatcAGAATacactacagtgtgtgtgtgtgtgtgtgttcatgtgatgGAGGAACACGTCACCTGGTGCAGCAGTGTGACAGTGGAGCTCTACAGTACAGAGGActatgatatactgtatttataaatacagtaataatCAATCTTACACGATTtattgaaatgagaaaaatataaaacatagcAGACATATCTCATATCCTCAGTGTGTCCACGTCCTGCAgacctcttcctctctgcctcctcagGTTCTGACTCTTACACTCCTAAATCAGACGAAGCCAAGCTCTTCTGTATCTTCTACTGCACCCTTGGGATCCCCCTCACCCTGTTCTTCCTCACCTTCCTCTCCAACCTTCTCCTCCCCATCATCACCTATGTTCCCGTGCACCACCTGCACACTCACTGGGCCCTACCCTACACCCGGGCCACCGTCATCCACGCCGCCCTCCTCTCAATGCTGTTcgtctccctcctcttcctcctccccgccctgctggtgtgtgtggtggagcCTGAGTGGAGCTTCCTGGACgctctcttcttctgcttcctCATCCTGAGCACTGTGGGTCAGGGAGGAAACTCTGTGGGGAGAAGCTGGAGCCCGGCAGCCAGGGACACACTCAACCTCCTCACCACATGTAAGTGGAATCATGTCACTAACTTATAATGCAAGTGTATATGCCCAGATGATTTTATAAAGTATGCGTGATTTACGTTTTGTTTGTATAGAAAAATtataaatacacagtaataataaGTACAGAGGAATATGATGAGGGAGAATTGCTGAGAAACCCATCAGGGGCTTGCAGAGTGGCAACATCAATATGTACTTTATGaccatgtattttttttattactgatgttgtagtaattaaaaaaaaaaaaaaaagtatattgtgttttttaatttttccctctatgtgaagcactttggttgagtttaaagtgctatataaatgaagttaAAGTTGAAATCACACTGCTTTATATTCTTCAATTAATTATGTATTCTCTAAATTTCCTCTCACAGCATCATTCGGAATGATATTGACACaaaattgcttttttattaatattacaatcactgtaaaaaacaaaacaaacaaaaaacccattACATTTGAATAATTGGCCCAACATTTCAaatctccctcctctctccacaGGTTATCTGCTGGTGGGCCTGGTGCTGCTTCTTACCTTCAAGGAGACTATCCTGCAGGTTCCCCGGGTGCGTGCGGTGATCAGGCTCTTCTCCGGTGTTCAGTATGCAGAGCTGGAAGGCGTCAATCTCAATGAACTGACGCTGAGTGAAGACACCTGTGAGGAGGAGCCTCAGTACTTCTCATCCATCTGTACCATCTCCTCTGCTCCTTTACAGCTGATGAGTCCATGTTCAGACCTGCAGAGATCCACACCTTCAACTCTCCACACCATCTGAGCTGCACTCAAACCTGCCCACAACCCACCATTAATACAtgctaaaatattcaaatacgTAACGCTTGCACTTCACTGCAATATGATCACATTCCTCTGGAGGAAGatcattcatcatttaagtTCACTTACAGTAAAGCTGTACGACCACAAGAGTGAAATATTTCCTGTTCACAACATCTGTATTTAGTCTTAAAACATCATGAGTGCAACACTGTGAATGATTTAAACAGCTGGGCTCAGAAATATGTAATCATCACAGTTTAACTAGAACTCACAGTAAAATGGGACTAAACTGTTCACTATCACATAGAACACAGAATTGATGGTGTGTAAAATGCAGGGGATCAGAAAGTCTTAAAACGCACTGAATCAGATTTTCTAATTGCAGGCTGTCAGGAGAGGCTACACACTTATAAACTGTTTCAATTTCAGTCAGCACCATCACACCTGCATCAAGCACTGACACAGTTCTATTACTAGGAATTCTTGTTCTATGCAGTATTGCTGGGAAGTAGAAGCACTGAACAATGTGATATGACTGTTATtgtattctgattggataacgctgctgtttGGTGGAAATCTTGTAaatccatattttgttttggacatacgaGGTTTCTGATAATGACCATAATTATcgacatcaagagaatgggtctAGACTTGTGTCGTAGTTCTATAgagcctgacaaaaaaaaaaaaagtatgtacttttttgtcttatttttgttactttctgGTCAACGGCCCTtgggcacttgcccagattgcctgtatggtagatccagccgTGGTAGCACAGTAAGTCACCAAACTTGATAACTAGATACTATTTATAATGATTTCTTTAAACATGGAACCAGCTCTGGCAGGTGTGATATAAGCTCCCctttttttaacactgacaTTGCCTGTTGCTCATAGTTTAACCTCTGATAGTAACTCCAGATGTTTAAAGCTGGATGAACATGTAATGTACAGGATTGACCACAAGGTGTCACAACTAACTACATGAGAGCTGCAGCAGGTCTGTGGATAGACAGAGACATGGTTTGACAAACATCCACCATGACTTTATTCTATCAGTTTTTGTCCCTCTGCTGTGTTTGATATCAATGTGTATAAATGACAGGCTGAAGCTGCGTGTGGTTTGTACAGATAAGCAGGGTGTGGAGTATCCCTGCAAATACACAGCCTCACACTGTTTGTTCATCCGGTGCCTTATCAGACTACTCTCAATGAATGAAATGGgacataacagaaaaaaaagtggcacAAACTGAACAAACGGATATAAttaaatgaagagaaagaagaaaagaaagcagacgCAGTGATAGAAAAACAATGATTACATCGGTACAGATGTAGAGTTGTGTATGTGAGTGGGAGTAACactaaaatatgtatgtatgtttgataGTGTGCTCAGTGTGAGAATGTCTacaggaggagggaagaaggagggaaataaataaataataggaTGGAATGAGAGATTAAAAAtgacagcaggagagagaaagaccagaaaggttaaaaatagaaatatacatatatgtacgtgtatgtatgcatattgGCAGGCAGCCAAGAGCAGGGCGGCTTGGGTCCTACTCTggctgttttctcttttgtttctttttcttctttcccctctctctctccctctctctctcactgactCTCTTTATTGTTGTGTCTCTGCCTTGGGCCATGCTCTGACCCTTAGGAGGGGCCTGGTCCCAACTTTCCACACTGCACTGCTCCCAGACCATTGTGGAGGAAGCCTGTCCACTGTGAGTAATCAGGCTTATGTAACTTTTTTAGTGAtattcattattgttattatctttatttccCTCTGTCTCAGTTTTTAAAACCTTGAAAAATTCATATTCAATATTCTTCTAATGATACTGTGAATCATTCGTTGTCTTGACTTAAATGATACAACTGTTAGACAAGAGGAGTGTCTGTTTTTAAAGGGACAGTGTTTCAAATGGAAGCAGCAGAGGTTGACATATCCAGATTTTTCATACTCTAGTATGAGTAAACGCTTGATCCTCTACTTCCAACAATGCAACTCAATATTGCTGCATCAcgggggaaaagaaaagacagtcAGATGATCGGAAGTTGTTGTATTTAGAAGGACATGAAGATGAATAGTGAAAATCTAATGATCTAATGTACTTACTGTAGTTGTGTGCACAGTTTTCCTATGAAATGACTGATTATTAACAACATATCAGGTGTGCTTACTGATggttttacctccaaataagTTATACGTACCTTTGTAAGCACAATGCTTTCATAGCTGATaaaaaatgatagaaaaaaaacagtttggagTTGATATTTGATATATTGACATCCCCAGACTGTTTGGGGTCAGTACATTTAGAGTGAATGCCCCTTTAATTAAGCATCTAAATGAAGGTGCAGACTGCTTTACTTGGAGCTTGAACAGAGGCTTGTTTTGTGTTCTCCTACTATGGCCGTGTTTGTACAACGCACTGAGGACTAAAGGAGGGAGCTGCCATGAAACTGAGTTTGTGACCAGCACTGCCAGCTTTCGTCCCTGCctagcaacacacacacacacacacacacacacacgcacacacacacacacacacacacacacacacacacacacacacacacacaaacacacatactttaGGGTAAGTAAGACTAGGCCAAATTTCAGTTAACAgcttttaaaactgtgaaaatataaagtaaaagtaacacgcatttcttaaaaatgactacTTAAGCAGTAGTGGGTGTTTACATGACAGCAAAGCTATATATTAAGTTGTTTGGGTCATGGCATATAATTTCCTTTGCTGATGTGTTTTCAGCTGAGTCACTGTGAATgccttctttgtcttcttcctccAGTCATCAGTATTTAGCGCTGtgctgcagcagagacacacagatgaCTGATGGTCATGACAGCCTTGTGATGGCTGGTCACTTGACACATGAGCCTGCTCACAGCTCAGTCAAACACTGTGGCAAATACCAACAGCTGCCCTCAGAGCTGCCTCTGAGACTCCATCTAACACCACCAATCAAAGCGTTGGCTACCCAGGTCGCATGATCCACACCAGCTGCCTGAGGGGAAGTGAGCTGTTGTTAGAAGCTGCTGGACACAACTGCCCACCATAACTGTAACTGTTAACCTCCAACTGCTGCTTCTGCTATTACTACCAATGCcaactttaacccttacatactgttcatattctgactcataattagtctttacaccaattcacattcataaattcgccatcagtcattaatacaagTTTGATTAATTCATAATAGACATTtcatagaatatgatgaatacaacaacatatttgaatgctgatttttgatttttgatttttttttaaatcaaataaacacaggtcaaatttgtacatttgtatatatatataacaatgtGAATCagttgcacacacaaaaaaaagatgtattttatttccagtTTTGTAAACTtttggtcacattaggaaaagtacAGCTGAAAGAAATGTGAATAGGGTATTTTTacaactctcaaatgtaaaaattcaaatttgaggtcaaatttgatcccgaacagtatgtaagggtttaagttgcacaatcaatattttttatatcaacaaGTAAAATGACTGTGTAGTTAAACATATTGCAGTTTACTgttaatagaataaaataaaccagGAGTATCTGTGTGTGAAAAGAACACTATAGTTAATGAATAGTTAAAATTACACAGATAAAAatacttaaagctgcactaattaATACTATATAGTACTATATTGATTGTGAAATGTATCACAAATACtatgactactactactaataataatagtaataaaaactttatttataacgcacctttcatacaataaatgcagcttaaagtgcttttaaacaaaatcaataaagaATACAGCAAAAggtaaaatcaagtaaaatacagcTATTAAAGAAGTGCAGTATTGACTGATAGAAAAGCAAGTTAAAAACCAAAGTGAAGGGACAAGTTTTTAGCTTTCTCTTCAAAAAATAATGACCGACTCACAGAGAATTATCGCCAACCCTGCAGATGCCCGCTGCCATACAGAGATTTATTTATAGCTTCTTTTagctaattgttttggttttacagcctgcAGCTTTACAATTTGACTTTCCTGTTTTCTGCTTTAC contains:
- the kcnk7 gene encoding potassium channel, subfamily K, member 7; its protein translation is MSRLGSSLGLLCQVNAFPFLLLSYTLFLALGGLVFTTVEMPVEKELRAEVEELRDVFLQENSCVQESRLTELLEEVLSAHHGDVSVLKADADQSNYDFTSSLYYVIVTLTTMDLFLSASSGSDSYTPKSDEAKLFCIFYCTLGIPLTLFFLTFLSNLLLPIITYVPVHHLHTHWALPYTRATVIHAALLSMLFVSLLFLLPALLVCVVEPEWSFLDALFFCFLILSTVGQGGNSVGRSWSPAARDTLNLLTTCYLLVGLVLLLTFKETILQVPRVRAVIRLFSGVQYAELEGVNLNELTLSEDTCEEEPQYFSSICTISSAPLQLMSPCSDLQRSTPSTLHTI